A window of Elusimicrobiota bacterium genomic DNA:
AGATACGAGATGCGAGCAATCTCTGGGGCAAGGATACATATCAGACAGCCGAAATTTTGGTTAATGAACATGGAACAGATGTAAAAGTTGCATGTATCGGTCCTGCGGGTGAAAAATTGAATTGTATCGCATCAATTGCCTGCGATGGTATGATTTCCCGTCAGGCTGCAAGAGGTGGTGTCGGCGCAAATATTGGCTCAAAAAATCTGAAAGCGATCGTCTGCCGAGGAAAAAAACGGGTTGATATTGCAGACCGTGACGGGCTTCGTGAATTATTAAAAAAACAGATTCCTGAATTGGTAGAGAACACAAAAGGCTTACATGAGTTTGGTACATCAGGTGGTGCACCAGCAGTTGAGGCATTTGGGGATTTATCAATCAAGAACTGGCAACTTGGTGCGTGGAAAGATGAGATAGCAAAAATTTCAGGCACGAAGGTGCGTGAAACAGTTTTTGAGAAACATTACAACTGCTATTCCTGCCCAATCGGCTGCGGAAAAATTGTGAAGGGTGAATTAAAAGGGTTCGGTAGTTTTCACGGCAGATATTCGGAATACGAATCTACCGGGATGCTCGGCTCAAATTGTCTGAATTCCGACTTAAATTTGCTGTGTTATACTGTTGAATTATGTAACCGTTACGGGCTGGATACAATCCATGTCGGTAATGCGATTGCGTTTGCGATGGAATGTTTTGAAAAAGGCATAATAACCACGAATGACACGAATGGGCTTGAAATAAAATGGGGCGATGCGAAGACAATGGTCTCTCTTATTCACCAGATTGGCAACCGAGAAGGTTTCGGTGGTGAATACCTTGCTGATGGCGTCGCAAAAGCAGCAGAGAAAATTGGCAAGGGTTCCGACGATTTTGCAGTGCATACAAAAGGGTTTGATTATCCCGCACACGACCCAAGAGGTCATGTCGGAATGGCATTGAATTATGCAACTGCATCTCGTGGCGCCTGTCATCTTGAAGGACTGACATATTTTTTTGATAGAGGAATTCCAGCACCTGATTTAGGAATCATATCTCCGCCGAATCAATTTGATGAAACCGGAAAACCAAAAATCGTTTTTGATTCACAAAATTATCTCTCGGTGTTTAACCCATTAGGTATCTGTAAATTTCTTTTTGTTGGACGAGTAGGACCTAAAATGGTTGCCAGTTGGTTAGAAAAGGTCTGTGGCTGGGATGGATATTCAATGGATGACTTGATGACAACAGGCGAGCGGCTGTTTAATCTGAAACGGATGTATAATGTAAAACTTGGAATATCTTCCAAAGACGACAAATTACCGAAGCGTCTGCTTGAAGCCAAGCCCGATGGAAAAGCGAAAGGTGTGGTGCCTAAACTTGACAAGATGTTACCGGAGTATTATCAACTTCGTGGCTGGTCTGATGACGGTATTCCAATAGAAAAAAAATTAAAGGAACTAGGATTATAACAACTTTTTATGAAACTTTCAGAAATTGAAAAAAAAGAAATGCTTGAAGACAGCAAAAGTAAAAAACGGATGCTTGACTTCAGAAAAATACAACATATCCAAAAGAAAATGGCTTTTGAGGAATATATTGAGTGGCTAATGGAAATACAGAAAATTCACCCGGTAAAACCAAATAAAAATTCTGTTATCTATAAAAATATAAAAATTTAATGGAAATAGGGGGGGGGTATGGTTGAAAAGATTAATCCGTGGCAGGTGGCACTGGAGCAGTTGGATGAAGTGGCAGGGAAGATGAATCTGGATCCGGGTATTCACAAGAAACTCAGAAATTGCAAAAGAATACTCACCGTTTCTGTGCCGGTAAAAATGGATGATGGCTCTGTAGAAGTTTTTGAGGGCTACCGCGTTCAGCACAACATAGACAGAGGTCCCGGCAAGGGCGGAATAAGATTCCATCCTGATGTCTCACTTGACGAAGTAAAAGCGCTTGCGATGTGGATGACCTGGAAATGTGCGGTGGTGAACATCCCTTACGGTGGTGCCAAAGGTGGTGTGATATGCAACCCAAAGAAAATGTCTTTAGGCGAACTTGAACGGCTCACCAGAAGATACGCATCTGAAATTTTTATCATAATAGGTCCTGAGAAAGATATTCCAGCACCAGATGTCTACACTACACCACAGGTGATGGGCTGGATAATGGACACATACTCAATGAATGTAGGTCACTGCGTACCCGGGGTTGTGACAGGGAAACCGCTATCAGTTGGTGGTTCAGAAGGCAGAAACGAAGCAACAGCCCGTGGCTGTGTATTCACAATTTTGGAAGCCTGTAAACATTTAGGTATAAACATTAAAGATGCAACCGTCGCTATTCAGGGCTATGGGAATGCCGGCTTGATTGCCCATCGGTTAATCGTTAATGAAGGTGCAAAAGTAATAGCAGTTAGCGATTCAAAAGGTGGAGTGATAGATGAAAAAGGGCTTGACTTCAAAGCGATGGAAGAACATAAAAAGAAAACCGGTTCAATTGTAGATTTTTCAGGTGCTAAAAATATTACCAACGCGGAACTTCTGGAATTGGAATGTGATATTCTGATACCAGCTGCTCTTGAAAACCAAATTACAAAAGAAAATGCTCCACGACTAAAAGCCAAAATCGTCGCTGAAGCAGCAAACGGTCCTACAACACCCGAAGCGGATAAAATCTTGTATGACAAAAAAATTTTTCTTATACCGGATATACTCTGTAATGCAGGTGGTGTAACCGTTTCATATTTTGAATGGGTTCAGGACCTGCAGGCACATTTCTGGAAAGAGACGGATGTTAATGAAAAACTTCGTGAAATAATGACACGCAGCTTTGGTGAAGTTCTGTCAATTTCGCAGAATGAAAAAGTAAATATGCGACTGGCTGCTTATATTCTTGGTGTAGGTAGAGTGGCTGAAGCAATAAAAGTCAGAGGAATATATCCGTAGACGCAGATGACCGCAGATTTATCAGCGGCAATCAGCGTTAAAAATCAGTGGTAATCTGCGTCCTTAGATACAGGGAGGAACAATATGGCAAGAATGATTAGGGGTGGGTTAATTCAGGCATCTAATGTTATCTCACCAACGAAAGATACATCAAAGATGTCAAAGAATGAGATTAAGATTGAGATTGAGAAGATTAAAAAAGTGATGATGGAAAAACATGCGAAACTGACGGAGGAAGCAGGTAAAAAAGGCGTTCAGGTTCTATGCTATCAGGAACTATTTAATCTTCCGTACTTCCCGGCAGAACACCATCAGAGATGGTATGACTCCGCCGAACCGATACCGGGTCCGACAACGGAAGAGGTCTCAAAATGGGCAAAAAAGTATTCTATGGCAATAGTTGTTCCAATTTATGAATACGCTATGGATGGTGTGTATTACAATTCCTGTGCGGTTATTGATGCCGGAGGCAAACTTTTAGGCACTACACGAAAAATGCATATTCCATATGTTCATCCCGGATTTTATGAAAAGTATTATTTCAAGCCAGGAAATACAAACTATCCGGTATTCCAAACCGCATATTGTAAAGTAGCACCTTATATCTGTTATGATAGACATTTTCCCGACGGTGCCAGAATTTTAGGGCTTCATGGTGCAGAGATTTTGTTCAATCCATCTGCCACGACTGCCGGCGTATCAAAATATCTGTGGGAGTTAGAACAGCCCGCACACGCGGTTGCAAATGGTTATTTCGTCGGTGCTATCAATCGTGTTGGCGAAGAAGAGCCCTGGAAAACAGGCAGGTTTTACGGCTCTTCGTATTTCTGTGACCCGAGAGGAAAAATACTTGTGAAAGGTTCCGAAGATAAAGACGAAATTATTGTTGCTGATTTGGATATGGAATTGATTTACGAAGTCCGAAACGCATGGGCGTTTTATCGCGACCGCCGTCCTGAAACATATGGGGATTTAACAAAGCTGTTGCCATAAAAAGGAGGAAAAGTGAAAGAAAAAGGATTGAAATGGCTTTCAAAAAATGAGAAAAAAATTGAAAAATATTCTGGGAAATGGATTGCTTTTGTCACAAACAAGGGAATTCTTTCTAGCGGAGAAACAGTAAAAGAAGTTATAGATATAGCGGAAAAAAAATATTGTATATCAAACCCTTTTGTTTTTAAAGTCCCACGAAAAGATGAAGAGATGTATATTTTATGAAATATAAATATCCTTATTTAAAATTTAGAAATCAATTTTACCCGTTGGTTCCTTTAAAAATCTGTAGTGGAAAAAGATATGTTAATACTTTTGCTCTGGTTGATTCTGGTGCTTCAATTTGTCTGTTTAAACCTGAAATAGCAAATCATCTCGGGATTGAAGTAGAAGAAGGCGAGGAAATTTTATTAGAAGGGATAAGTGGAAAAATAAGCATCTATTTACATAAAGTTACAATTCAGATAGGGATAGACAAATTTGATGCAACTGTTGGATTTTCAGAGGAGTATACAGCAAGTTTCAATCTAATTGGCAGAAAAGATTTTTTTGATAGGTTTATAATATCTTTTAATGAGAAAAATAAAAAACTTGAACTTTTAAATGTAAAATAATTCCGTTTTTTCTTGCTAAAAGTTCCAGTTTATAGTTTATAAATAATGGTGACGGAGAAAAGTCAAACATTAGAAACATAAGAAAGATTAAGAAAGATTGGGAAAGATTTTTAATTTTTAATTGCTATTAAGAAATGGAGTCGGGAGAAAACACATATAACCCTAAGATATTGCCGACATATCTCATCGCCAGTCACAGCGTTAGTTGCAGTTGCTACGGGGTCGCTTTCAAGAATTTTATATAACTCGCTAATTAACTTATAGGTATGACTATGAAAAACCTATGGAATAATGTGAAAAGAGAACATGTTATTAAGGCTATTCAGAAATTTGAAAAGCTTAATCCAGATTATCCTAAACCTCGAAATACCTTTTTAGTTTATAATGGCAAGATATACCCTGCTAAACATATTCGTGGACTTGCATTTGAAATTGCAAATAACAAAGAAATTAAGAAAAGCGAATATAGTGGTGGCCAAGAAACAGTAAATTTTTTCAAAAAACTTGGATTTGAAGTTGAATATAAGAAGGCCCGAGGAAACATAATGGGCGGAGTTGAATGGTTAACTTATTTCTGTAACTTTAAATAAATTTGGCAGAAAAAAATTGAAGAAGAAAACAAATTTTAGTATGGAAATTGTTTTTTATCCTGATGAAAATAAAGTTCGCGAAACAATAAAAGAAAACGACCCGGTTTTTGTGCTTGTTTCGTTTGATAAAAACGAGGTTTTAGTTGCACCAGCCGATGATGTGGTTGAACATACTATAATGCTCAGAAAACTTGGTCGTTCGGAACTGGATATTGACAAATATTATCGTGTGGTGGTCAATGGAACAGGTGCGGACTGGACATTTGTCTGTCCCTCGGATTACAAAGGCATTTCTGATAAAACCCGCCGAATAGAGCAATTTTATAATGATGGTATAGGTGCAATTGATTTAGCACTTAAGAAAATCGGATACAATGTAGAAATTGGAATTCCAACAAGATATAGATGACATTTTAAGATGATGAGCGATGGATAATAACGAAGAAAAAATTGTTGATGGGATTCATGAATTAACCTGTGATTTATCAGCAAGCAAATTCTGGAATAAGGATATTGCACCAACGAAAATTTCAGATAGAAAATGGAAAACATTGGATATTGCTGCGCTATGGGTCGGTATGAGTGTATGTATTCCGACATATATGCTCGCGTCATCATTAATTGCACAGGGAATGGCCTGGTGGCAGGCGATTTTAACAATTCTTTTCGGCAATTCAATTGTTTTAATTCCGATGGTATTAAACGCTCATGCAGGAACAAAATACGGGATTCCATTTCCTGTTTTTTGCCGTGCATCATTCGGAGTTCTTGGCTCAAATATTCCCGCACTGCTTCGGGCAATCGTTGCCTGTGGATGGTTTGGTATTCAGACATGGATTGGTGGATGGG
This region includes:
- a CDS encoding aldehyde ferredoxin oxidoreductase family protein, with amino-acid sequence MPNGFHGKLLVVNLTTQKIVERKIDDADVKKYFLGSGLAAKILYEAYKPQINPLSPDNPLIFMTGIFTGTIIPTACKLSVCAKSPLTGIWNEATVGGHFPATFRATGYDGMIITGRSEKPVYLFIEDIRYKIRDASNLWGKDTYQTAEILVNEHGTDVKVACIGPAGEKLNCIASIACDGMISRQAARGGVGANIGSKNLKAIVCRGKKRVDIADRDGLRELLKKQIPELVENTKGLHEFGTSGGAPAVEAFGDLSIKNWQLGAWKDEIAKISGTKVRETVFEKHYNCYSCPIGCGKIVKGELKGFGSFHGRYSEYESTGMLGSNCLNSDLNLLCYTVELCNRYGLDTIHVGNAIAFAMECFEKGIITTNDTNGLEIKWGDAKTMVSLIHQIGNREGFGGEYLADGVAKAAEKIGKGSDDFAVHTKGFDYPAHDPRGHVGMALNYATASRGACHLEGLTYFFDRGIPAPDLGIISPPNQFDETGKPKIVFDSQNYLSVFNPLGICKFLFVGRVGPKMVASWLEKVCGWDGYSMDDLMTTGERLFNLKRMYNVKLGISSKDDKLPKRLLEAKPDGKAKGVVPKLDKMLPEYYQLRGWSDDGIPIEKKLKELGL
- a CDS encoding Glu/Leu/Phe/Val dehydrogenase; its protein translation is MVEKINPWQVALEQLDEVAGKMNLDPGIHKKLRNCKRILTVSVPVKMDDGSVEVFEGYRVQHNIDRGPGKGGIRFHPDVSLDEVKALAMWMTWKCAVVNIPYGGAKGGVICNPKKMSLGELERLTRRYASEIFIIIGPEKDIPAPDVYTTPQVMGWIMDTYSMNVGHCVPGVVTGKPLSVGGSEGRNEATARGCVFTILEACKHLGINIKDATVAIQGYGNAGLIAHRLIVNEGAKVIAVSDSKGGVIDEKGLDFKAMEEHKKKTGSIVDFSGAKNITNAELLELECDILIPAALENQITKENAPRLKAKIVAEAANGPTTPEADKILYDKKIFLIPDILCNAGGVTVSYFEWVQDLQAHFWKETDVNEKLREIMTRSFGEVLSISQNEKVNMRLAAYILGVGRVAEAIKVRGIYP
- a CDS encoding nitrilase-related carbon-nitrogen hydrolase, coding for MARMIRGGLIQASNVISPTKDTSKMSKNEIKIEIEKIKKVMMEKHAKLTEEAGKKGVQVLCYQELFNLPYFPAEHHQRWYDSAEPIPGPTTEEVSKWAKKYSMAIVVPIYEYAMDGVYYNSCAVIDAGGKLLGTTRKMHIPYVHPGFYEKYYFKPGNTNYPVFQTAYCKVAPYICYDRHFPDGARILGLHGAEILFNPSATTAGVSKYLWELEQPAHAVANGYFVGAINRVGEEEPWKTGRFYGSSYFCDPRGKILVKGSEDKDEIIVADLDMELIYEVRNAWAFYRDRRPETYGDLTKLLP
- a CDS encoding DUF5678 domain-containing protein — encoded protein: MKEKGLKWLSKNEKKIEKYSGKWIAFVTNKGILSSGETVKEVIDIAEKKYCISNPFVFKVPRKDEEMYIL
- a CDS encoding aspartyl protease family protein, translating into MKYKYPYLKFRNQFYPLVPLKICSGKRYVNTFALVDSGASICLFKPEIANHLGIEVEEGEEILLEGISGKISIYLHKVTIQIGIDKFDATVGFSEEYTASFNLIGRKDFFDRFIISFNEKNKKLELLNVK